In Brachypodium distachyon strain Bd21 chromosome 2, Brachypodium_distachyon_v3.0, whole genome shotgun sequence, one genomic interval encodes:
- the LOC100835635 gene encoding transcription factor MYBC1, with translation MREEEETSWFTRWEEQLPAPDELMPLSSSLITRDLAAAFDIPTTHGGGGGAGADGAGGGAGAGEMNGGGGASSAAGSSGGGGGGGGNGDEPARTLKRPRLVWTPQLHKRFVDAVAHLGIKNAVPKTIMQLMSVDGLTRENVASHLQKYRLYLKRMQGLGNGGGGGGGGSHSSGSGTDAATEHLFATGPSPFLPPGRGAPPGADPYSTPFAPMATHPHHHPHHHHPPPPQIGHFHHPAARPLGHYGAAGPVGGGGFDHGFLSRAVASGGAPVGPPGMHRMVGGGGAMGMMAPSSFADELELGSRGGGGGGGGGGRRELTLFPTSGDH, from the coding sequence AtgagggaagaggaggagacgagCTGGTTCACCAGGTGGGAGGAGCAGCTGCCGGCGCCCGACGAGCTCATGCCGCTCTCTTCCTCGCTCATCACGCGcgatctcgccgccgccttcgacATCCCCACCacgcacggcggcggcggaggcgccggcgcggacggcgctggtggcggcgctggcgcggGGGAGATgaacggcgggggcggcgcgtcgtcggcggccgggtcgagcggcggcggtggcgggggcggcggcaacggcgacgAGCCGGCGAGGACGCTGAAGCGGCCAAGGCTGGTGTGGACGCCGCAGCTGCACAAGCGGTTCGTGGACGCGGTGGCGCACCTGGGCATCAAGAACGCCGTGCCCAAGACGATAATGCAGCTGATGAGCGTCGACGGGCTCACGCGCGAGAACGTCGCCTCCCACCTCCAGAAGTACCGCCTCTACCTCAAGCGCATGCAGGGGctcggcaacggcggcggcggcggcggcgggggcagccactcctccggctccgggaCCGACGCCGCCACCGAGCACCTCTTCGCCACCGGgccctcccccttcctcccgCCCGGCCGTGGCGCGCCGCCGGGCGCCGACCCGTACTCCACGCCCTTCGCCCCCATGGCGACCCACCCCCATCAtcacccccaccaccaccacccgccgccgccgcagatcGGGCACTTCCACCACCCCGCAGCGCGCCCGCTCGGCCActacggcgccgccggcccagtcggtggcggcggcttcgaCCACGGCTTCCTCAGCCGTGCCGTGGCCAGTGGCGGCGCGCCAGTCGGCCCGCCCGGGATGCACCGcatggtcggcggcggcggcgcgatggGGATGATGGCGCCGTCGTCCTTCGCCGACGAGCTAGAGCTCGGAtcccgtggcggcggcggaggcggcgggggtggcggGCGCCGCGAGCTGACGCTCTTCCCGACGTCCGGCGACCACTGA